The genomic stretch GCAGCGCCACCCCGGCCATGGCGGTAATCAGCTCGCCGGGAACCGCGGCAAAGAGGTCAAGGATCGTGGCACTGAACAGCCCAAAACCAATGAAGAACACACCCCCAGCAGCCCCCGCGATGTAGCGCTTGGCCGGGTCCTCGTGAGCCTCCCGCCCGCAACAGATACCGGCGGTAATGGCGGCGAGGTTGATGGCATGGGATCCAAACGGCGCAAAGATCACGCTGGCCACGCAGGTTCCGGTGAGTAACAGCCGGTCATTGGGCGCATAACCGCTGGTACGCATCATGACCAGCCCCGGCCCGTTTTGTCCGGCCATGGTCACAATCAGCAACGGGATCGAGATGCCCATGATCGCCTGAATCGAGAACGTGGGCACGGTGAACAGCGGAACCGTCACGGCCAATGACAGCTCGGGGCTCTGGGCCTGCCCGGCGATCACGGATAACACAACACCCACCACGAGGGCCCCGGGCACCGCGTATTTGGGGAACAGGCGCCGGCCGACAAAGTATGCCACCGCCAGACCGCCGGCCACCACTGGGGAGGCCAGAACCGCTCCGGTGACATTGAGGACAAATGGCAGCAGGACCCCGGCCAATACCGCGGCCAAGATCGGGCGCGGAACGGCCGCCAATAACCGTCCGAAGAGCCCACTGAGGCTCAACACCAGGCCCAGTAAGCCCGCCACAATGTAGGCACCGATAGCGTCGGAGAATTCATAGTCCCCCAGCACCGTCAGCAACAAGGCGGAGCCCGGTACCGACCAGGCCACCACGACGGGTTGACGAGTAAAAAGGCTGAGCACCAAACCGACAATTCCACTGCCCACCGAGACCGCCCATACCCATGAGGCAGTTTGGTCATCATTCAGCCCAGCCCGTTGGGCGGCCTGAATGATGACCAGCATCGGCCCGGCATAGGAAACGGCGACGGCGATAAATCCGGCACAGATCGCACTGATCGAAACATCCCCAAGCACCCCAGGAAGATGCACCCCGGACCGCTTGGTCTGATCCTCCGCATGGTGACTCTTGGGCACGCCGATGGCCGCCTTTCAGGTGGTGGGAAGACGGCAACGTTTTTCGCCGCGGGTCTGCCCTGCGGCAGGGAAAAAACCGTCGAAATGCCCACGCTACGGGGACAAATGGCCTCTGACAAATATCTAGAAAAGTGCCATTGATACGCCCAGGGAATCAATGGAATAGACCCTAGGTCAACCCTAGGCATATACCCAGTGTGAGGTCACGCACATGCTGACATGGTGTATCTCATGGTTTCGCCACCCACCGGGTGGACCAGGGCGCTTGCGCCCCCTACGAAGGATGGAGCACTCCATGACAGAAATACTTGATACCGTCTCGACCCTGCTTGATGATGCACTCGTTGACAGCCCGGAGACCGGCGTCTTCCGCGCCAACCGAAATATCTTCACCGACGAAGAGATTTTCGAACTCGAGATGAAGCACATCTGGGAGGGCAACTGGATTTACCTGGCCCACGAGTCCCAGATCCCCAACATCGGCGACTACTTCACGACCAACATCGGCCGCCAGCCGATCGTGATCTCCCGCAACAAGGAAGGCGTGCTCAACGCCCTCATCAACGCGTGCAGCCACCGTGGCGCCATGCTCTGCCGCCGCAAGACGGATAACCGCACCACCTTCACCTGCCCATTCCACGGCTGGACCTTCAACAACTCCGGCAAGCTGCTCAAGGTCAAGGACTCCCGCGGCGCCGGCTACCCGGAGGGCTTCAACAAGGACGGCTCGCACGACTTGACCAAGGTCGCTCGTTTCGAGTCTTACCGCGGTTTCCTCTTCGGCTCACTGAACGCCGATGTAAAGCCGCTGACCGAGCACCTGGGCGAGTCCACCAAGATCATGGACATGATCGTGGACCAGTCCCCGGACGGCCTTGAGGTCCTGCGCGGCTCCTCCACCTACACCTACGACGGCAACTGGAAGCTTCAGGCCGAAAACGGCGCCGACGGTTACCACGTCTCGGCTACCCACTGGAACTACGCAGCCACCCAGGCCCGCCGTGCCTCCGGCGAATCCTCCAACGAAACCAAGACCATGGACGCCGGCGGCTGGGACAAGCAGGAAGGTGGCTACTACTCCTTCGAGAACGGCCACCTGCTGCTCTGGACCGAATGGCTGGACCCTGCCAACCGCCCGCTGGCCGAAAAGCGCGACGAGCTGGTCGCCGCCCACGGCGAGGCCAAGGCCGACTGGATGATCGGTGTCTCGCGGAACCTCTGCCTGTACCCGAACGTGTACCTGATGGATCAGTTCTCCTCGCAGATCCGCGTCTTCCGCCCGGTGGCAGTGGACAAGACCGAGGTCACCATCTACTGCATCGCCCCGGTCGGCGAATCCGACGAGGCTCGCGCCAACCGCATCCGCCAGTACGAGGACTTCTTCAACGCCTCGGGCATGGCCACACCGGATGACCTGGAGGAATTCCGTTCCTGCCAGAAGACCTACATGGCCACCGCCGCCAAGTGGAACGACCTCTCCCGCGGCCAGGCACACCAGATCACCGGAGCCGACGATAACGCCAAGAAGATCGGCCTGGAGCCCATCTCCTCCGGTGCCCGCACCGAGGACGAGGGCCTGTACCCGATCCAGCACGGTTACTGGCTGAACACCATGCGTCAGGCCGTTGCCGCCGAGGCCGCATCCACCACCACCGGCACCACCGAACAGGGGAACCACCATGACTGCAACCACTAACGACATCCTCACCACGGTCACCACCGGTGCCGGTGAGCTCAGCATCGAAGAGATCAAGCAGTTCCTCTTCCGCGAGGCACGCTTCCTGGATGACCGCGACTTCGATCGCTGGATTGACTGCTACCACCCCGAGGCCACCTTCTGGATGCCGGCCTGGGCCGATGACGACAAGCTCACCGAGGACCCGCAGCGCGAGATCTCGCTGATCTTCTACCCGAACCGCGGTGGCATCGAGGACCGCGTCTTCCGTATCAAGACCGACCGTTCCTCGGCCACGTCGCTGCCGGAGCCACGCACCGGGCACAACATCTCCAACGTGGAGATCGTGTCGGTTGACGGTGACAAGGTTGATGTTCGCTTCAACTGGTTCACGCTGTACTACCGCTACCAGAACGTCGATACCTACTTCGGCACCTCGTACTACACCATCGATTACTCCGGCACCCAGCCGGTCATCATGGCCAAGAAGGTCGTTTTGAAAAACGACTACATCCACCACGTGGTGGATATTTACCACATCTAGTGCCCACGCGGCCCATTACGTGGGCCCAACGGTTCGCCCGGTGCGGGAGCAAGGACGCTCTCGCACCACGGCGCTACGCACCAACTGCTGCGTTCCCCCAGCCCCCATTTCTTGAAAAGAGCCCCCTCATGACCTACCAGGTTGCCCTCGCTTTCGAGGACGGTATCACCAGGTTCATCAAAGTTGGACCCCGTGAAACCGTCGCCGACGCCTCCTACAAGGCACGGATCAATATCCCGCTGGACTGCCGCGACGGCGCCTGCGGTACCTGCAAGGCTTTCTGCGAATCCGGCAAGTTCGACGGCGGTGACTACATCGAGGAAGCACTGACCGACGACGAAGCCGAAAAGGGCTTCTGCCTCCCGTGCCAGATGGTCCCGGAATCGGACCTCGTGCTGCAGATCCCCACCACCTCGGATGTCGCCAAGACGACCGCCACCACCTACTCCTCGACGCTGACCGAGATCCGCCGTCTCTCCGAAACGACCTACGCGTTTAACCTCGAGATCGAGAACCGCGACGAGCTCTCCTTCCTGCCCGGCCAGTACGTGAACATCGAAGTTCCCGGCTCCAATGGTCAGACCCGCTCGTACTCCTTCAGCTCTGGCCCGGATATCTCCACCCTCTCCTTCTTGATCCGCATCACCGACGGCGGACGGATGTCCACCTACATGCGCGACGTTGCGGCAGTTGGGGATACGATCAACTTCACCGGGCCGATGGGTAGCTTCTTCCTGCGTGATCCCAAGCGCACGTCGCTGCTACTCGCCGGCGGCACCGGACTGGCCCCGCTGCTGGCCATCTTGGAAAAGCTCTCGGGCATGGAGACTCCCCACCCGACCCACCTGATCTACGGCGTCAACACCGACACCGATCTGGTTGAGCTTGATGTGCTTGAGAACTACAAGTCGCGCATCACCGGCTTCACCTTCGACACCGTGGTCGGAGACCCGAACAGCGCCGCGGAAAAGAAGGGCTACGTCACCAACCACTTCGAGCCGCACCACCTGGCCGAGGGCGACGTGGATATCTACCTCTGCGGTCCCCCGCCGATGGTTGAGGGCGTCCGCCGCCACCTCGAGGCCGAAGGCCTGAAGCCTCAAAACTTCTACTTCGAGAAGTTCGCGCTGGCCGTGACCCCCGCCGCAACCGACGCCCCGGCGGCAGAGGCCGCCGAGGCTCCAGCAGCGGTCACCGAAGCGGCTCCCGCTTCCTTGCCGGCCTACGAGATCGGCGAGGAGCACGCCTCGTTCGAGGCGCAGTTCGACGCCCGCATGGCCCTGGAATTGGCCATCGTTGAACTAACCATGGGCAAGCTGACGCCCGAGCAGCTTGTTGAGTTCAAGGTCCTGGCCGAGTTGGCCGGCAAGACTTTGGATGGCGAGAAGTTTGTCAGTTCCGAGGCCTTCACCGTCACCAACGAGGCCTTCCACCAGTTCCTGTTCAAATGCGTTGGCAACGAACACCTGCTCCAGGCGTACAACCGCCTCGAGGTTCCTGCCATCATGGCCAAGGTATTGCGCCGGGAGCACTGGATCGACGGAGCCGTCGACGCCGATCACCTGGCCATCGTTTCCGCGTTCGAGAATCAGGACCTGGCCGAAGCCCGCAAGGCCATCATCTCCCACAACGAGCATGCCAAGGCCACCATGGCAGCCGCGACCAAGAACCCCATCGCATGAGCACGCCAGAGCAGGGCGTGAACGTGACGGCAGAGGCAGGGTTACCGCTCTCCTTCCATGCGGACCGCTTCGCCTCCAAGGTTGTTCTGATCACCGGTGCCGCACAGGGCATCGGCTGGGCCGTGGCTCGGCGGATTGCCGCCGAGGGTGGGTCATTGGTCCTGGTGGACCGCTCTCCCCTGGTCCACGACGTGGCCGAGGGATTGCGTAGCCACGGAGTGAGTGCCCTGAGTGTGACGGCCGACCTCGAGGTCTTTGAGGGCGCGTTGTCGGCGGTGAGCGCCGCGGTGAACGAGTATGGCCGCATTGATGTGCTGATCAACAACGTTGGCGGCACCATCTGGGCCAAGCCGTTTGAGCACTACTCCCCGGAGGAAATCGGCAAGGAGATCCAGCGTTCGCTCTTCCCGACCCTGTGGATGTGCCGTGCGGCGTTCCCCGAAATGATCAAGGCCTCATCCGGCACCATCGTGAACGTTTCATCGGTGGCAACCCGCGGACTCAACCGGGTCCCGTATGCCGGAGCCAAGGGTGGGGTTAAGGCCATCACCTCGGCCCTGGCCATGGAGGGGGCAGCCCACGGAATCCGTGTGGTGGCCACCGCGCCCGGCGGCACCGAAGCACCCGAACGCCAAGTCAAGCGCGGTCCCTCCCCCGAGGGCGAGCAGGAGAAGGCCTGGTACCAGCAGATCGTGGACCAGACCATCGATTCCACCCTGCTCAAGCGCTACGGAACCCTCGACGAACAGGCAGGTCCCATCGCGTTCCTAGCCTCCGATGAGGCCTCCTACATCACCGGCAGCACCTTGCCGGTGGCAGGCGGGGACCTCGGCTAGAGCCGTTCCCCCTTTATTACCCTGACGTTCGGGGCGGCACACCCGCCGCCCCGAACAGGTTCCACCCCTTGCAGTTCCACGGTCAGTGACCCGAATTTCCTTAGGTCACGGCTAACACCCCCGCAAGCCATAATTTGCGGTACTTGTTCGTGCCCAAAAACCGCACACCGTCGTGCGCACTGGGCCCATAAGTTAAACGGAGCACATCGTGAAATCACCGCAGTCAAGCGCCACCCTGAAGCAAAAAACCACCGTCCACTGGGTCGTCACCATCGCGGCGATCGCCCTGATCTTTGATGGATACGATCTGGTTGTCTACGGCACCGTCGTCTCGACCTTGCTCAACGACCCAACCCAGCTCGGCGCGATCGGCCCGGCCACGGCGGGCCTACTGGGCAGCTGGGCACTCTTTGGTGTCATGGTCGGTGCTCTGGTGACCGGCGCGATCGGTGACTACCTCGGCCGCCGCAAAATCATGATTGCGGGCATCATCTGGTTCTCCGTGGGTATGGCGCTGACGTCCTTGGCCACCACTGTCACGGCCTTTGGCGGCCTGCGCTTCTTCACCGGCCTCGGCGTCGGGGCCTTGGTTGCCACCGCCGGTGCCGTTGTTGCCGAATTCGCCCCCAAGGGCAAGCGCAACTACTACAACGCCATCGTGTACTCCGGTGTCCCGGTGGGCGGCGTCTTGGCCTCCTTGCTGGCCATCGTACTGCTGGACCACGTCGGCTGGCGCGGGCTTTTCCTCATCGGTGCAACTCCTTTGCTCTTCCTGCTGCCAATGGCTTTGGTGAAGCTGCCCGAGTCTCCCGAATGGCTCATGGCCCGCGGCCGCACCGAGCAAGCCCAGGCCGTTTCGCTGCGCACCGGTGTCCCGATCATCGCTCCCGCCTCGACCGGTGGCGCCCATGTTTTGGCGCCGGTGGTCCCCGAGACGAAGATCGGTTTCCGTGCCCTGGCTTCCAAGAAGTACGCCCTGCCCACTCTGCTGCTGGGCCTGATGAGCTTCGCCGGCTTGATGCTGACCTATGGCCTGAACACCTGGTTGCCGCAGATCATGTCCACCTTCGGCTACGGCAAGTCCTACTCACTGGCCTTCCTGCTGGTGCTTAATGCCGGTGCCGTCTTTGGCGGATTGATTGCCTCCGTGGGTGCCGACCGTGTTGGTGCCAAGCGCGTGGTTTCCACAACGTTCTTCTTGGCCGCGGTGGCCATGGTCATGCTGACGCTGCACCTACCCTTCGGCATCCTGCTGGCCTTGGTGGCCGTGGCGGGCGTGGGTACCATCGGCACCCAGGTGCTGATCTACGGGTTTGTATCTAACTACTACAACGCCGCCGCACGCGGCGCCGGTGTGGCCTGGTGTGCCGGATTCGGCCGTCTCGGTGGCATCTTCGGACCATTGATTGGCGGGCTGCTGATTGCCGCGGGAGTGCAGAACCACATCGCCTTCTACGTCTTTGCAGCGGTTGCTATTGTTGGTGCACTGGTGACAGCCTTTGTGCCGCTGCGCAATTCCGAAACCCATTTGGCGACGCTCGCCGCGGAATCGGCTACTGTCGCAAAATAAGTACCACGTCCCGAGGTTGAACCCCGGCGATCAGGGGGCCGCGTGAACGTCGTTGTTCACGCGGCCCCGGCTATTTACATTGAAAGGTTGGTAGTCGCGGATCCATGGATCAACAACGAGCAACGGCGCTTTTGGCTCGATTGCTGCAGTCTGCCGAAGGTGGAGCGCCTCAACTGGTGGTGGTGCAGGGCCCCTCGGGGTGCGGCAAAAGCACCACGGTGCGGCGCTTCATGGAAAACAACAAGCACGTGGCGTCCTTCTCCTCCGCCGGCGCGCGTTGGGAACAAGACCTGCCAGGATCCGCCCTGCAGGAAATGCTTGATACCTCTAACATCGCCGAGGGAGTGTCACTTCCCGAGCGACTGATGGCCTTCCTCAAGGCCGTGGGTAAGCGCCCGGGTATCTTCCTGGTGGAAAACCTGCAGTGGGCCGATACCCATTCCCTCGCTGCCTTGCTCTTCGCCTGGCGTCGACTGCGTGGTGAACGCGTACTGCTGATTCTCACCCTCCGACAGGAGGATGCCGCGTTCCTGCCGCCCGGCGCCGAGGAACTGATTAGGACGCCCAACAGCACCACCCTTGAGTTGGATCCGCCCAGCCCCGCGGCACTAAAGGAAATTTCCAATACCCGGCTCGGCGTGGAACTTTCCGCCGCCGCCGCCGATCAGCTGGCCACCTATACCGGCGGCAATATCCATACCGTCCTGAACCTCATTCGGGAAAATCCTGACGAAACATGGAACCACCTCAACCATCGTTTTCCGGCTCCCCGGGCGCTCAGCGCCGAAGCCGCCACGCGATTAAGCGGTGTCTCCGACGCCGCCCGTTCGCTGATCGAGGCGGCCGCCATACTTCAACCCGGAGTCAGGCTGGACGCCGTGGTGGAGCTCACCAAAGCGGATGACCCCTTGCCGCTGGTTGAAAAATGTGTGGCCTCCGGATTGGTATCGGTGGCCGGCAGCGGTGGGAACCTCACGCTGGTGTTCCCCGGTCCTCTAGAACAGATGGCCATTTATCATCTGATCCCACTCTCGCGGCGACTAGCCTTGCACGGCGCCGCGGCAACCCTGAGCGACGACGAGGGCGAGGCCCTGGCTCACCGCGCCGATGCCACCTTGCTCTCTGACCCGGCGCTGTCGCACCAGCTGGAACTTTATGCGGAAAAGCAGTCGCGGAAGAGCGCATGGGCAGCTGCAGCAGTTGCCCTGCATCGGGCCGCCAGCCTGGAGCCCGAGCCTACACAACGCGAACCGCTTTTTCTGCGGGCAGTGGATGCCACGGTGGCAGCCGGCGATTTGCCCAGCGCTCTGGCCTTCTCCGACGAGCTGGCAAGCCTACCGGCCAGCCCCGAACGCGATCTACTATCCGGGTACATTGCCATCCTCCAGGGCCGAGCCAACACCGCCGACCGCTGGCTCACCAGCTCGTGGACAGGTGCCAAGGAATCCTCGTTAACCAGAATCATGGCGACCGTCGCCCAACGCCGAGTCCTTCATTCCCTGTGCAAGCTCGACGGTCGTCTCTTATCCAGCTGGGCGGCAAAAACTCGGGAACTCGCCCCGACCGGAAGCACCGTGGCCGTGGAGGCCTCCGTGATTCACGGTCTGGGCTTGGGCATGCTGGGCCAAAGCCGGGAGGGCGAGGAAATGCTCGCCAACCTACTGAAAACCCTGCCCACCGGAGCCCAGCGCCAACGCGCCGAAATGGCCATGGGTTGGTTACATATCGCCGGGGATCAAATAGAACTGGCTCGCCATGAATTAGCCAGTTCCAGCTCCACGGATTACTCCGAGGGTTCCCACCGCATTGCCCTGTGGGCCAGGGGTTGGCTTGCCCGAGCCGAATTTTCCGCCGGCGATTGGGATCAGGCTTTGGAAACGGTGCGAGCTGGCGTCCTGATTCAGGAGCGCTCCGGAATCGAATTGGTCAGCCCCTTGCTGCACCACACCGCTGTCCTGATCCACTCCATGCGCGGGGAACGCGAAGAGGTCGAGGCCCATCTGGCCAAGGCCTGGGCACGGACCGGAAGCTACGAAGTCATGCAGGTGCCCTACCGCATGGCTAGGGCGGCGGCGGCCAGGGCCAGAGCCGACTATGACGAAGTGCTCCTGGCACTCGAACCCATGCTGACCTTTGACCGTACTGGGGGCATTGACGAACCCGGTTTCTGGCCATGGCAGGACACCTACGCCGATGCGCTGGTACGCAAGGACCGATTGGAGGAAGCAGAGGCGTTCCTGGATCCGTTTGAGGAGGTGGCCCGCCAACGCAAGCACCGTTCCTCCGTGGCACGGTGTTTGGTGGTGCGTGGTCAGATCTGTGGCGCGCGCGGTGACCAGAACGGTGCACGCGCCGCCTTCGAGGAGGCCCTGGCCTTGTTGCAGGGCCTCACGCTTCCGGTCTTGCGGGCCCACGTGGAGTACGCCTATGGGCAATCCCTGCGCAGGTCTGGGAAACGCGCGGATGCTGCGGGTCCACTGACCCGGGCACTGGCTGGTTTCACGCAATTGGGCGCTGCCATCTACATCGATCGCTGCAACCGAGAGTTACAAGCGACGGGCATCAGCGTTCCGCGCCGCGATCCGGCCGATTGGTCATCGCTCACCTCCCAGGAAAAGGCCGTCGCCGATCTTGTCTGCGCCGGGGCCAGCAATAAAAAGGCCGCGGAGGAGCTGTTCATCGGTTCCAAGACGGTCCAGTACCACTTGACCAGGATCTACGCGAAGCTCGGGGTCAGCACACGCACCGAGCTTGCCGCACGGTACCGGGACAACGAGCGCTAAGCATGGGCAGCAAGGGCTTGTGGGCGTAGCCTGAAACCATGGGATCCGAGGTCAGGAAGCTCAGACTCGCCACGGGCATTGAATTGCCGTGTTTCATCGACGGAGACGCGGATGCCAGGCCGCTGTTGTTGCTCCATGCGTGGGGAGAATCCTTCGAAAGCTTCGACCGATTGGCGCCCCTGCTGGGCAGCTTCAGGATCTACGCGCCGGACCTGCGCGGCCAGGGGGATGCGGACAAGCCGGTCGACGGCTATGCTCTGGCCGAACAAGCCGCGGATGCCGCTGCAATTCTCGCGGCCCTAGACGTTCCCCGGGCATTCGTCCTCGGCTCCTCGAGCGGCGGATATGTGGCCCAGGCGCTGGCCGTGGGCTACCCGGAGTGTGTCGCGGCACTGGTGTTGGTGGGCGCACCCCTGAGCTTGCGGAGGCGGCCCGACTTCACGGAGAAGGTCGAGGCCCTGACGGATCCCGTCAGTGTGGCGTGGGTCCGCGAATCGTTCTCGTGGTTCCCGCTGCTGCACGAGGTTCCCGCATGGTTCATCGATGACCGCGTAGATGACGGAACCAGGATGCCCGCACACGTGTGGCGGGCCATCCTAGATGGGCTGTGTGAGGCCACTCCGCCCACCGAATCTGGAACCATTGATGCACCCACACTGATCCTGTGGGGCGGGCACGACCACCTGCTATCACTGGCCGACGAGCAGACCCTGGCCGCTCGCATCGCGGGGTCGGTCCTGAAGGTTTATCCGGACTCGGGTCACTTGATCCTCTGGGAATGCCCGGAAGAGGTGGCGGCAGACGCAATGGAGTTTCTTGCGGCGCTGCATTGAGTCGGCGAGCGGCGGGAGACCGGGATTAAACACGCGAGAGGCCCCGGACAGCGTCGTTGCTGTCCGGGGCCTCTCGCAAATTTCCGTGGTGCTTGGGACGAAAGTTTTAGGCGGCAAGCAGTGAGGTGAAGTGTTCGCTGGACTGCAGTGTGGGTTGCGAAAGTTCGCGCTCCATTTCGGGCATCCAACCGGTCCAGGCCCAGTGGTTCGATTCCTGGACGGTGTCAGCAGTGGTTCGCAAGTTGGTCGCGGACCGGTGTTCTCCTGCGGTCTTTCGCCGTGTTGAAATAAACATGGTGTTCTCCTTGGTGGCCAAGTAGTGCATGGATTGATCAGTGAGGTGTTGGGTGCTTCGCTTCGTCGTGGAACGCGGCGCGGGTGTTACCGGATCAACGACTGAAAGTTCGTGGCGCCGGCGAACCAGCTGCCATCCCGGTGGCCTTCCAGAGGCTCACCCAGGCGGTGGAACGCGCCCTCGTGGAAAAGCAGAGGGTCGGTTTGTCCCACCGTGAGCGAGCAAACTTCGCCGACCACGATGATGTGGTCACCGCCGTCATAGTTGTTCCATGCCCGGCATTCCAGCGTGGCTGCGTTGCCCACCAACACCGGCACATTTCCGTTGAGCATCCATTGGGGCTCGTTTTCGCCTGCATCGCCGGCGAAGTGCTTGGCGATCCCTAGTTGGTCTGCCGCAAGGATGTTGATGGCGAAGGCCGACCCGTCTAAGTGCTTCGCCGCCCGTGAGCTGCGCGTCAGGGTGATCTGCGCCAGCGGCGGATCCAGTGACACCGCGACGAACGCAGTCACCATGGCCCCGTAAGGGTTGCCGTCGGTCCCCTGCGTGGTCACTATCGTGACGCCGCTGGCAAACTGACCAAAGGCGCTACGAAGATCACTCGTGTTCAACGGGCTCAACATGGTTTCCTGGGACATTTCGAGTTCACTTTCGCGTGGAGGTACCGGGAGACAGAGGTGATTGGCACCCTGCGCTGGTACCCGGCAGTGACGCCGCGCGCGGCATCACTGCTATGCGGTGGTACGACAACGG from Paeniglutamicibacter sp. Y32M11 encodes the following:
- a CDS encoding benzoate/H(+) symporter BenE family transporter; its protein translation is MPKSHHAEDQTKRSGVHLPGVLGDVSISAICAGFIAVAVSYAGPMLVIIQAAQRAGLNDDQTASWVWAVSVGSGIVGLVLSLFTRQPVVVAWSVPGSALLLTVLGDYEFSDAIGAYIVAGLLGLVLSLSGLFGRLLAAVPRPILAAVLAGVLLPFVLNVTGAVLASPVVAGGLAVAYFVGRRLFPKYAVPGALVVGVVLSVIAGQAQSPELSLAVTVPLFTVPTFSIQAIMGISIPLLIVTMAGQNGPGLVMMRTSGYAPNDRLLLTGTCVASVIFAPFGSHAINLAAITAGICCGREAHEDPAKRYIAGAAGGVFFIGFGLFSATILDLFAAVPGELITAMAGVALLGALQGSMLDMLDTGSHGPAAIEAAVVTLIITASGIAPLGIVSPFWGVLAGTAVYLLLSVGRGRRTVKTTAGDAAQ
- the benB gene encoding benzoate 1,2-dioxygenase small subunit; the protein is MTATTNDILTTVTTGAGELSIEEIKQFLFREARFLDDRDFDRWIDCYHPEATFWMPAWADDDKLTEDPQREISLIFYPNRGGIEDRVFRIKTDRSSATSLPEPRTGHNISNVEIVSVDGDKVDVRFNWFTLYYRYQNVDTYFGTSYYTIDYSGTQPVIMAKKVVLKNDYIHHVVDIYHI
- a CDS encoding LuxR family transcriptional regulator; this encodes MDQQRATALLARLLQSAEGGAPQLVVVQGPSGCGKSTTVRRFMENNKHVASFSSAGARWEQDLPGSALQEMLDTSNIAEGVSLPERLMAFLKAVGKRPGIFLVENLQWADTHSLAALLFAWRRLRGERVLLILTLRQEDAAFLPPGAEELIRTPNSTTLELDPPSPAALKEISNTRLGVELSAAAADQLATYTGGNIHTVLNLIRENPDETWNHLNHRFPAPRALSAEAATRLSGVSDAARSLIEAAAILQPGVRLDAVVELTKADDPLPLVEKCVASGLVSVAGSGGNLTLVFPGPLEQMAIYHLIPLSRRLALHGAAATLSDDEGEALAHRADATLLSDPALSHQLELYAEKQSRKSAWAAAAVALHRAASLEPEPTQREPLFLRAVDATVAAGDLPSALAFSDELASLPASPERDLLSGYIAILQGRANTADRWLTSSWTGAKESSLTRIMATVAQRRVLHSLCKLDGRLLSSWAAKTRELAPTGSTVAVEASVIHGLGLGMLGQSREGEEMLANLLKTLPTGAQRQRAEMAMGWLHIAGDQIELARHELASSSSTDYSEGSHRIALWARGWLARAEFSAGDWDQALETVRAGVLIQERSGIELVSPLLHHTAVLIHSMRGEREEVEAHLAKAWARTGSYEVMQVPYRMARAAAARARADYDEVLLALEPMLTFDRTGGIDEPGFWPWQDTYADALVRKDRLEEAEAFLDPFEEVARQRKHRSSVARCLVVRGQICGARGDQNGARAAFEEALALLQGLTLPVLRAHVEYAYGQSLRRSGKRADAAGPLTRALAGFTQLGAAIYIDRCNRELQATGISVPRRDPADWSSLTSQEKAVADLVCAGASNKKAAEELFIGSKTVQYHLTRIYAKLGVSTRTELAARYRDNER
- a CDS encoding 1,6-dihydroxycyclohexa-2,4-diene-1-carboxylate dehydrogenase, with translation MSTPEQGVNVTAEAGLPLSFHADRFASKVVLITGAAQGIGWAVARRIAAEGGSLVLVDRSPLVHDVAEGLRSHGVSALSVTADLEVFEGALSAVSAAVNEYGRIDVLINNVGGTIWAKPFEHYSPEEIGKEIQRSLFPTLWMCRAAFPEMIKASSGTIVNVSSVATRGLNRVPYAGAKGGVKAITSALAMEGAAHGIRVVATAPGGTEAPERQVKRGPSPEGEQEKAWYQQIVDQTIDSTLLKRYGTLDEQAGPIAFLASDEASYITGSTLPVAGGDLG
- the benA gene encoding benzoate 1,2-dioxygenase large subunit, with protein sequence MTEILDTVSTLLDDALVDSPETGVFRANRNIFTDEEIFELEMKHIWEGNWIYLAHESQIPNIGDYFTTNIGRQPIVISRNKEGVLNALINACSHRGAMLCRRKTDNRTTFTCPFHGWTFNNSGKLLKVKDSRGAGYPEGFNKDGSHDLTKVARFESYRGFLFGSLNADVKPLTEHLGESTKIMDMIVDQSPDGLEVLRGSSTYTYDGNWKLQAENGADGYHVSATHWNYAATQARRASGESSNETKTMDAGGWDKQEGGYYSFENGHLLLWTEWLDPANRPLAEKRDELVAAHGEAKADWMIGVSRNLCLYPNVYLMDQFSSQIRVFRPVAVDKTEVTIYCIAPVGESDEARANRIRQYEDFFNASGMATPDDLEEFRSCQKTYMATAAKWNDLSRGQAHQITGADDNAKKIGLEPISSGARTEDEGLYPIQHGYWLNTMRQAVAAEAASTTTGTTEQGNHHDCNH
- a CDS encoding aromatic acid/H+ symport family MFS transporter; translated protein: MKSPQSSATLKQKTTVHWVVTIAAIALIFDGYDLVVYGTVVSTLLNDPTQLGAIGPATAGLLGSWALFGVMVGALVTGAIGDYLGRRKIMIAGIIWFSVGMALTSLATTVTAFGGLRFFTGLGVGALVATAGAVVAEFAPKGKRNYYNAIVYSGVPVGGVLASLLAIVLLDHVGWRGLFLIGATPLLFLLPMALVKLPESPEWLMARGRTEQAQAVSLRTGVPIIAPASTGGAHVLAPVVPETKIGFRALASKKYALPTLLLGLMSFAGLMLTYGLNTWLPQIMSTFGYGKSYSLAFLLVLNAGAVFGGLIASVGADRVGAKRVVSTTFFLAAVAMVMLTLHLPFGILLALVAVAGVGTIGTQVLIYGFVSNYYNAAARGAGVAWCAGFGRLGGIFGPLIGGLLIAAGVQNHIAFYVFAAVAIVGALVTAFVPLRNSETHLATLAAESATVAK
- the benC gene encoding benzoate 1,2-dioxygenase electron transfer component BenC, which gives rise to MTYQVALAFEDGITRFIKVGPRETVADASYKARINIPLDCRDGACGTCKAFCESGKFDGGDYIEEALTDDEAEKGFCLPCQMVPESDLVLQIPTTSDVAKTTATTYSSTLTEIRRLSETTYAFNLEIENRDELSFLPGQYVNIEVPGSNGQTRSYSFSSGPDISTLSFLIRITDGGRMSTYMRDVAAVGDTINFTGPMGSFFLRDPKRTSLLLAGGTGLAPLLAILEKLSGMETPHPTHLIYGVNTDTDLVELDVLENYKSRITGFTFDTVVGDPNSAAEKKGYVTNHFEPHHLAEGDVDIYLCGPPPMVEGVRRHLEAEGLKPQNFYFEKFALAVTPAATDAPAAEAAEAPAAVTEAAPASLPAYEIGEEHASFEAQFDARMALELAIVELTMGKLTPEQLVEFKVLAELAGKTLDGEKFVSSEAFTVTNEAFHQFLFKCVGNEHLLQAYNRLEVPAIMAKVLRREHWIDGAVDADHLAIVSAFENQDLAEARKAIISHNEHAKATMAAATKNPIA